GGTAGAGCACATCGCCTGTGTTTTGGTAGATGGTAAAGCGCAATTGCACCTGACCATTGGAGAGGTAAAGCCCTTCAATATCGGAGCCCGGAAGCTCAAGCGGATTATTGTCAATAATCACGGCTTGGTAGCTCAAACCATCGGTTTGGGCATTTAGCGCAAGCGCGAAAAGAACAGTGAAGAAGGTAATTATCAGCTTTTTCATTTGATCGATTTTGATTTGAGGCAGTAGGTACAGCGTTTGAAATTGAGCAAGATGCCCAAGCTTATAGTGCCAGTTCGATAGCGTAGCGTCTCATCGCTTTGGTTGAGCGGAAAGCCCATTCCATAATCGTAGCGCAAAGTGATCGCGAAGTTTTTATCGGCGCAGTAATTGGCTCCTAATCCCCCTTTGGCAAAGAGAAACGGAGAATCAAACTCTTCGGCACCTTTTAAGTCCTCAACGTCGTTGTTGATGGTTCGTGAGCCATTGAGCATAAATTGAGGTTCGACAGCCAAACGAGCGAAAAAAGTGAAACCCGCTTTCTTAAAAAACTCTCCCTCCGCTCCCAAGTTGAGGCCGAGGTAATCTGTGCGGTAATTGTAAGCCAGATCAAAGACCTCGTAGCTCCCGAAAGTTTCGTAACGATTGTAGGTCACAGAACCTACTGCAAAAATGCGATCGCTGAGTTGCATTCGGTAGCCAACGGCTGCAGCGAGGTTTGACTCAGGGTACTCGTTTTCTAAACTTTCTCCCGTCGAGGATTCATAATCGAATCGTGAAGAGACCCGACCGAGCTCAAAAAAGACTTGCTGCGCAGAGGCGAAGCCACTCAAGGTTATGCAAAGAATCAGTAGAGATTTCTTCATAGTTTTTGAATTTTAGTAGCATATTGACCTCCATCGGTATCTACTTGGAGGATGTAAAGGCCTTGGGCAAAACCTGATAAATCGAGCCGAATGATACCGTCCCTTCTTTTTTCAAAAGTTCTAAGGAGAGCACCGTCGGCAGAGAAAACCCTGATTTGCATCAGCCCTTCCCCGGCTTTGGTGAATTGTACTTGAATCGATTCGCTAAACGGATTAGGAAAGACTTCCAATTCTACTGCTTTGTTTTCGGCACTGCGATATGTGAGAACAGCAGGCTGCAGAAACCCCTGTCGAAGAGTGATCTTATTAGATTTAAAATTTCCGATGACGCTTCCCTGACCAATGGACTGTTGAACCATTAGACCCGATGCTGAGCCGCTGGTGATAGCTCCTGAGTTGGTTAAGCAATCACGCTGAACTTGGGCTTGGCACGAAAGCCCGAAGAGAAGGCAGGATGAAACAAAAGCGAGTAAGAATTTTGGCATGGATCAAACCTAGCCTACAATTCTACCTCTCGCAAAAATACAGAGTGGACAAAAGGTGGACAGGATTATAAACTACTGATTACCTGACCTATTCGCTCTCTATAGGTCGCAGTAGACCGCCCATTTATACTCAACATAATTGCAAACTCTCACAGCACTCGACCCGAAAGCAACGTCGAATTCTACTCTCATTCCACAATAAAATGCCTAAGCCCCTTCTCGTTTGAAGGGGGCTTAGGCTAACCAAATTCTTCTTATGAAGATGTACTAAGTGAAAGGCGCAACGCAAAAAGCGACCCACACTCTTTTAAGATGTGGTGCGAAAATAGCGGCATTGATGAGTTTTAATCACTTCACGCAAAGCCTTAACAATAGCATATCAATCGGGAAGTATTGAGTTGAGGTTATGCTAACATTAAAAATTGCATTATTCAGAGTTTACGCTGAACAGTTCATCAAACTTGGTAGACATTTCAATTCGGAATAGTGTACTTTTATACAAAACCAATCAAAATGAAAAAACCTTTACTTGTTTTAGCTGCGTCTGTTCTATTTGGCAGCCAACTAGCCAATGCCCAGTCTTGTGCAGATGTATGTCCTGCCGTAGGCCTCAGTTCATCATTTGAATGGATTGCAGGAGTAGACATCGGACCTCTTTTTAATATTTCAGGAAACAATGACGGATACCAAGACTTTGGCGACGTCAGTGCCACGTTTGCTGCAGGTACTACTTATTCATACCAAGTAGGCGTAGGCTATGGAGACGGTCCTTTTTCCGAAACATTCTCTGCTTGGATGGACTTCAACCAAGACGGAGATTTCGAAGATCCGGGTGAGGAGATTTTCACCGATTTTGGGCAGTTCCAAGTATCGGGAAGTTTCTCAGTTCCATCTAATGCGGTAAATGGAAAAGTGAAGCTACGCATCGCGATGGGGTTTGCACAGGCCAACCTTTGCCAGAATGTTCCGGAAGGAGAGATAGAAGATTACTGTGTGAACATGGTTGGAGGAATTGATCCTCCCAACCCATGTGATGTAAGTGCACCTGTAACCGGATTGTCATCTACCATCAACCCTAACAATGTCCAATTGACTTGGGATCCTGTTCCAAATTCTGTAGGATGCCGTGTTCAAGGTGGACTCTTTGGAAGCTTTAACGTGAATAAGAACCTCATTGGAAACGAAGTAAGTTCACTTACTGTTCCACTTGCCAACCTAAGCCCAGGTACATACAACTGGAGGGTTACATGCGCCTGTGAACTTCCCCCCAACTTGACATTAACTCCTTTCTCAGCTGAAGCATTTTTTACCATTGAAGCAGGAATTGAAGTTCTCGGCAGTCAGACCCTTTCGCAAGAAATGAGCCTAAGCCCCAATCCTGCCGCAAGCAATTTAAACGTGGCAGTGACTTCAGAGAGCGATGCAGCCGAACAAATCATAGTAACCGATCTGCTAGGAAGAACGGTAATGCAAGAAAATGTAAACGTGATCGAAGGGATGAATAACTTTAACCTCGACGTAAGTTCGTTGACCACGGGCACCTACATCTTGATCCTTCGCGATGGAAACCAACAGATGACTTCCATGCGCTTTATCAGAGAGTAAAGGAACTGATTTAAACCCGAATCCCCCGTGCTGCGAAGTCGGGGGATTTTTAATGTTTTGGAGATACCGAGGTCGCAAAATCCAGAATAGTGCGACTCGGTAAAATGGAATTGTTATGTCTTCACGTAAAGCGGAGCCAC
This genomic window from Cryomorphaceae bacterium 1068 contains:
- a CDS encoding T9SS type A sorting domain-containing protein produces the protein MPKFLLAFVSSCLLFGLSCQAQVQRDCLTNSGAITSGSASGLMVQQSIGQGSVIGNFKSNKITLRQGFLQPAVLTYRSAENKAVELEVFPNPFSESIQVQFTKAGEGLMQIRVFSADGALLRTFEKRRDGIIRLDLSGFAQGLYILQVDTDGGQYATKIQKL
- a CDS encoding T9SS type A sorting domain-containing protein — translated: MKKPLLVLAASVLFGSQLANAQSCADVCPAVGLSSSFEWIAGVDIGPLFNISGNNDGYQDFGDVSATFAAGTTYSYQVGVGYGDGPFSETFSAWMDFNQDGDFEDPGEEIFTDFGQFQVSGSFSVPSNAVNGKVKLRIAMGFAQANLCQNVPEGEIEDYCVNMVGGIDPPNPCDVSAPVTGLSSTINPNNVQLTWDPVPNSVGCRVQGGLFGSFNVNKNLIGNEVSSLTVPLANLSPGTYNWRVTCACELPPNLTLTPFSAEAFFTIEAGIEVLGSQTLSQEMSLSPNPAASNLNVAVTSESDAAEQIIVTDLLGRTVMQENVNVIEGMNNFNLDVSSLTTGTYILILRDGNQQMTSMRFIRE